From the genome of Scyliorhinus canicula chromosome 29, sScyCan1.1, whole genome shotgun sequence, one region includes:
- the ache gene encoding acetylcholinesterase isoform X2: MKILSLGVLQLLVALCQSQHHSELLVNTRSGKVMGTRLPVLSGYLSAFYGIPFGEPPVGNLRFRKPEAKRPWSGIWNASSYPKNCQQYVDTTFPGFLGSEMWNPNKEMSEDCLYLNVWVPTPRPRNSTVMVWIYGGGFYSGASTLDVYNGKYLAHTEQVLVVSMNYRVGAFGFLALHGSQEAPGNVGLLDQRLALKWVQDNIHFFGGNPKAVTIFGESAGGASAGMHLLSPGSRDLFSRAILQSGSPNCPWATVTVAEGRRRAVELGRLLSCNLNSDEELIDCLRSKEPQELIDKEWSVLPYNSVFRFSFVPIIDGDFFPDSLESMLNSGSFKKTQVLLGANKDEGSYFLLYGAPGFSIDSESTITRENFMAGIKLSVPHASDLGLEAVALQYTDWLDENNGIKNRDAMDDIVGDHNVICPLMHFASKYSEFGAGIYMYFFNHRASNLVWPEWMGVIHGYEIEFVFGLPLEKQLNYTEEEEMLSRKIMHYWSTFARTGNPNEPHTQKRKWPPFTASDQKFIDLNVEPIKVNKGLRVQMCAFWNQFLPKLLNATACDGELSINGTPSCKGKGFYVVLFTLLYFIFH; this comes from the exons ATGAAAATCTTGTCGCTGGGTGTACTTCAGCTTTTGGTGGCCCTCTGCCAATCACAGCATCACTCCGAGCTCCTGGTCAACACCAGGTCGGGGAAGGTGATGGGAACAAGATTGCCAGTCCTCTCCGGCTACCTCAGCGCTTTTTACGGGATACCCTTCGGGGAGCCTCCGGTTGGGAACTTGCGCTTCAGGAAACCCGAAGCCAAGAGGCCATGGTCGGGGATTTGGAATGCTTCGTCCTACCCCAAGAACTGTCAGCAGTACGTAGACACCACGTTTCCTGGGTTTCTTGGCTCAGAGATGTGGAACCCAAACAAGGAGATGAGCGAAGACTGTTTGTACCTCAACGTGTGGGTCCCCACCCCAAGGCCAAGGAATTCAACAGTCATGGTGTGGATCTACGGAGGTGGTTTCTACAGCGGAGCTTCCACTCTGGATGTCTACAATGGGAAATACCTGGCCCACACTGAGCAGGTTCTGGTGGTCTCCATGAACTACAGGGTTGGCGCATTTGGCTTTCTCGCTCTGCACGGAAGCCAGGAGGCGCCGGGAAATGTTGGGCTTCTCGACCAAAGGTTGGCCTTGAAATGGGTGCAGGACAACATCCACTTCTTCGGCGGGAATCCAAAGGCGGTGACTATTTTTGGAGAGAGTGCCGGAGGAGCCTCTGCCGGCATGCATCTGCTCTCCCCGGGGAGCAGAGACCTCTTCAGCCGGGCCATCCTCCAGAGCGGCTCGCCCAACTGCCCGTGGGCGACCGTAACTGTGGCTGAAGGTCGGAGGAGGGCAGTGGAACTGGGAAGACTCCTCAGCTGCAACCTCAACAGCGACGAAGAGCTAATCGACTGCCTTCGGTCGAAAGAGCCTCAAGAGCTAATCGACAAGGAGTGGTCTGTCCTTCCCTACAATAGCGTCTTCAGGTTTTCCTTTGTCCCGATCATCGATGGGGACTTTTTCCCAGACTCGCTGGAATCCATGCTCAACTCTGGGAGCTTCAAGAAAACTCAGGTCCTGCTGGGAGCCAACAAGGATGAAGGGTCCTACTTCCTTCTGTACGGAGCCCCAGGCTTCAGCATTGACTCGGAAAGCACCATTACTCGTGAGAACTTCATGGCAGGCATCAAATTGAGTGTTCCTCATGCCAGCGACTTGGGCCTGGAAGCTGTCGCCCTTCAGTACACAGACTGGCTGGATGAGAATAACGGCATCAAGAACAGAGACGCGATGGACGACATTGTGGGCGACCACAATGTCATCTGCCCCTTGATGCACTTTGCCTCCAAGTACTCCGAGTTTGGTGCCGGCATCTACATGTACTTCTTCAACCATCGGGCCTCCAACCTAGTCTGGCCAGAGTGGATGGGCGTCATCCACGGCTACGAGATTGAGTTTGTCTTTGGGTTGCCTCTGGAGAAGCAACTAAActacacggaggaggaggagatgctgaGCCGCAAGATCATGCACTACTGGTCAACGTTTGCCAGAACTGG AAACCCAAATGAACCACATACACAAAAAAGAAAATGGCCGCCATTCACCGCCAGTGACCAGAAGTTCATTGACCTCAACGTGGAACCCATCAAGGTCAACAAAGGTCTGCGGGTTCAGATGTGTGCCTTCTGGAACCAGTTCCTCCCCAAGCTCCTCAATGCCACAG CCTGTGATGGAGAGCTATCTATCAACGGGACTCCTAGTtgtaaggggaaaggtttctatGTTGTTCTATTTACCCTCCTCTACTTCATTTTCCACTAA
- the ache gene encoding acetylcholinesterase isoform X1 produces MKILSLGVLQLLVALCQSQHHSELLVNTRSGKVMGTRLPVLSGYLSAFYGIPFGEPPVGNLRFRKPEAKRPWSGIWNASSYPKNCQQYVDTTFPGFLGSEMWNPNKEMSEDCLYLNVWVPTPRPRNSTVMVWIYGGGFYSGASTLDVYNGKYLAHTEQVLVVSMNYRVGAFGFLALHGSQEAPGNVGLLDQRLALKWVQDNIHFFGGNPKAVTIFGESAGGASAGMHLLSPGSRDLFSRAILQSGSPNCPWATVTVAEGRRRAVELGRLLSCNLNSDEELIDCLRSKEPQELIDKEWSVLPYNSVFRFSFVPIIDGDFFPDSLESMLNSGSFKKTQVLLGANKDEGSYFLLYGAPGFSIDSESTITRENFMAGIKLSVPHASDLGLEAVALQYTDWLDENNGIKNRDAMDDIVGDHNVICPLMHFASKYSEFGAGIYMYFFNHRASNLVWPEWMGVIHGYEIEFVFGLPLEKQLNYTEEEEMLSRKIMHYWSTFARTGNPNEPHTQKRKWPPFTASDQKFIDLNVEPIKVNKGLRVQMCAFWNQFLPKLLNATETIDEAERQWKMEFHRWSSYMMHWKNQFDHYSRQERCADL; encoded by the exons ATGAAAATCTTGTCGCTGGGTGTACTTCAGCTTTTGGTGGCCCTCTGCCAATCACAGCATCACTCCGAGCTCCTGGTCAACACCAGGTCGGGGAAGGTGATGGGAACAAGATTGCCAGTCCTCTCCGGCTACCTCAGCGCTTTTTACGGGATACCCTTCGGGGAGCCTCCGGTTGGGAACTTGCGCTTCAGGAAACCCGAAGCCAAGAGGCCATGGTCGGGGATTTGGAATGCTTCGTCCTACCCCAAGAACTGTCAGCAGTACGTAGACACCACGTTTCCTGGGTTTCTTGGCTCAGAGATGTGGAACCCAAACAAGGAGATGAGCGAAGACTGTTTGTACCTCAACGTGTGGGTCCCCACCCCAAGGCCAAGGAATTCAACAGTCATGGTGTGGATCTACGGAGGTGGTTTCTACAGCGGAGCTTCCACTCTGGATGTCTACAATGGGAAATACCTGGCCCACACTGAGCAGGTTCTGGTGGTCTCCATGAACTACAGGGTTGGCGCATTTGGCTTTCTCGCTCTGCACGGAAGCCAGGAGGCGCCGGGAAATGTTGGGCTTCTCGACCAAAGGTTGGCCTTGAAATGGGTGCAGGACAACATCCACTTCTTCGGCGGGAATCCAAAGGCGGTGACTATTTTTGGAGAGAGTGCCGGAGGAGCCTCTGCCGGCATGCATCTGCTCTCCCCGGGGAGCAGAGACCTCTTCAGCCGGGCCATCCTCCAGAGCGGCTCGCCCAACTGCCCGTGGGCGACCGTAACTGTGGCTGAAGGTCGGAGGAGGGCAGTGGAACTGGGAAGACTCCTCAGCTGCAACCTCAACAGCGACGAAGAGCTAATCGACTGCCTTCGGTCGAAAGAGCCTCAAGAGCTAATCGACAAGGAGTGGTCTGTCCTTCCCTACAATAGCGTCTTCAGGTTTTCCTTTGTCCCGATCATCGATGGGGACTTTTTCCCAGACTCGCTGGAATCCATGCTCAACTCTGGGAGCTTCAAGAAAACTCAGGTCCTGCTGGGAGCCAACAAGGATGAAGGGTCCTACTTCCTTCTGTACGGAGCCCCAGGCTTCAGCATTGACTCGGAAAGCACCATTACTCGTGAGAACTTCATGGCAGGCATCAAATTGAGTGTTCCTCATGCCAGCGACTTGGGCCTGGAAGCTGTCGCCCTTCAGTACACAGACTGGCTGGATGAGAATAACGGCATCAAGAACAGAGACGCGATGGACGACATTGTGGGCGACCACAATGTCATCTGCCCCTTGATGCACTTTGCCTCCAAGTACTCCGAGTTTGGTGCCGGCATCTACATGTACTTCTTCAACCATCGGGCCTCCAACCTAGTCTGGCCAGAGTGGATGGGCGTCATCCACGGCTACGAGATTGAGTTTGTCTTTGGGTTGCCTCTGGAGAAGCAACTAAActacacggaggaggaggagatgctgaGCCGCAAGATCATGCACTACTGGTCAACGTTTGCCAGAACTGG AAACCCAAATGAACCACATACACAAAAAAGAAAATGGCCGCCATTCACCGCCAGTGACCAGAAGTTCATTGACCTCAACGTGGAACCCATCAAGGTCAACAAAGGTCTGCGGGTTCAGATGTGTGCCTTCTGGAACCAGTTCCTCCCCAAGCTCCTCAATGCCACAG